The Streptomyces sp. NBC_01268 genome window below encodes:
- a CDS encoding sulfite exporter TauE/SafE family protein, with the protein MALSIWEALAVFGAGTAAGAINTVVGSGTLITFPVLLATGLPPITANVSNTLGLVSGSISGAIGYRSELKGQKKRVLRLGGTALVGGLVGAILLLSLPSDAFDAIVPVLIGIALLLVLLQPRIAAAVQRRREATGTEAHPDGGPALLAGLFLASVYGGYFGAAQGVLYLSLMGLLIHDTLQRINAVKNILGAVVNGVAAVFFLFVADFDWTAVLLIAVGSTIGGQIGAKVGKRLSPAVLRGVIIAVGVVAILQLTLR; encoded by the coding sequence ATGGCGTTGTCCATCTGGGAAGCACTGGCAGTCTTCGGCGCCGGCACGGCCGCCGGCGCCATCAACACCGTCGTCGGATCGGGAACGCTGATCACGTTCCCCGTCCTCCTCGCCACCGGCCTGCCGCCGATCACCGCGAACGTCTCCAACACCCTCGGCCTCGTCTCCGGCTCCATCAGCGGCGCCATCGGCTACCGCAGCGAACTCAAGGGACAGAAGAAGCGCGTCCTCCGCCTCGGCGGCACCGCCCTCGTCGGCGGTCTCGTCGGCGCGATCCTCCTCCTCTCGCTGCCCTCCGACGCCTTCGACGCGATCGTCCCCGTCCTCATCGGCATCGCGCTCCTCCTCGTCCTCCTGCAGCCCCGCATCGCCGCCGCCGTCCAGCGCCGCCGCGAGGCCACCGGCACCGAGGCCCACCCCGACGGCGGCCCCGCCCTCCTCGCCGGGCTCTTCCTCGCCAGCGTCTACGGGGGCTACTTCGGCGCCGCGCAAGGCGTCCTCTACCTGTCGCTCATGGGCCTGCTGATCCACGACACACTGCAGCGCATCAACGCCGTCAAGAACATCCTCGGCGCCGTCGTCAACGGCGTCGCCGCCGTCTTCTTCCTCTTCGTCGCCGACTTCGACTGGACCGCCGTCCTGCTCATCGCCGTCGGCTCCACCATCGGCGGCCAGATCGGCGCCAAGGTCGGCAAGCGCCTCTCACCCGCCGTCCTGCGCGGAGTGATCATCGCCGTCGGCGTCGTCGCCATCCTCCAGCTCACCCTGAGATGA
- a CDS encoding SPFH domain-containing protein: protein MSAVIIVLIILVVLVFIALIKTIQVIPQASAAIVERFGRYTRTLNAGLNIVVPFIDRIRNRIDLREQVVPFPPQPVITQDNLVVNIDTVIYYQVTDARAATYEVASYIQAIEQLTVTTLRNIIGGMDLERTLTSREEINAALRGVLDEATGKWGIRVNRVELKAIEPPTSIQDSMEKQMRADRDKRAAILTAEGIRQSQILTAEGEKQSAILRAEGESKAAALRAEGEAQAVRTVFEAIHAGDPDQKLLSYQYLQMLPKIAEGDANKLWIVPSEIGDALKGLSGAFGNVAPGAPGFDTKTPAPRDGSERREEPRVD from the coding sequence ATGTCAGCAGTCATCATCGTCCTGATCATTCTGGTGGTGCTTGTCTTCATCGCCCTGATCAAGACCATCCAGGTCATCCCCCAGGCGAGCGCCGCGATCGTGGAGCGCTTCGGCCGCTACACCCGCACGCTCAACGCCGGACTCAACATCGTCGTCCCGTTCATCGACCGCATCCGCAACCGCATCGACCTCCGCGAGCAGGTCGTGCCGTTCCCGCCGCAGCCGGTGATCACCCAGGACAACCTGGTCGTCAACATCGACACCGTCATCTACTACCAGGTGACGGACGCCCGCGCCGCGACCTACGAAGTCGCCAGCTACATCCAGGCCATCGAGCAGCTCACCGTCACGACCCTCCGCAACATCATCGGCGGCATGGACCTGGAGCGCACCCTCACCTCCCGCGAGGAGATCAACGCGGCCCTGCGCGGCGTCCTCGACGAGGCCACCGGCAAGTGGGGCATCCGCGTCAACCGCGTCGAGCTCAAGGCGATCGAGCCGCCCACCTCCATCCAGGACTCGATGGAGAAGCAGATGCGCGCCGACCGCGACAAGCGCGCCGCGATCCTCACCGCCGAAGGCATCCGCCAGTCCCAGATCCTCACCGCCGAGGGCGAGAAGCAGTCGGCGATCCTGCGCGCCGAGGGCGAGTCCAAGGCCGCCGCGCTCCGCGCCGAGGGCGAGGCCCAGGCCGTCCGTACGGTCTTCGAGGCCATCCACGCCGGTGACCCCGACCAGAAGCTGCTCTCCTACCAGTACCTCCAGATGCTCCCGAAGATCGCCGAGGGCGACGCCAACAAGCTCTGGATCGTGCCCAGCGAGATCGGCGACGCCCTCAAGGGCCTCTCCGGCGCCTTCGGCAACGTCGCACCCGGTGCCCCCGGCTTCGACACCAAGACCCCGGCGCCCAGGGACGGTTCGGAGCGTCGCGAAGAACCCCGGGTTGACTGA
- a CDS encoding NfeD family protein: MDIDAWVWWLIGAVGLGIPLVLTAMPEFGMLSVGAVAGAVTAALGFGVVAQVIAFAAVSVSLIAVVRPIAARHRDGRPRLATGIDALKGRQALVLERVDSAGGRIKLNGEVWSARTLDTGQSFEPGEQVDVVDIDGATAVVM, encoded by the coding sequence GTGGACATCGACGCATGGGTCTGGTGGCTGATCGGCGCGGTGGGGCTCGGCATTCCCCTGGTCCTGACCGCGATGCCCGAGTTCGGCATGCTGTCCGTCGGCGCGGTCGCCGGGGCGGTGACCGCGGCCCTCGGCTTCGGCGTCGTCGCGCAGGTGATCGCCTTCGCCGCCGTCTCCGTCTCCCTCATCGCGGTGGTCCGCCCCATAGCGGCCCGCCACCGCGACGGCCGCCCCCGACTCGCCACCGGCATCGACGCGCTGAAGGGCCGTCAGGCCCTGGTCCTGGAACGGGTGGACTCCGCCGGCGGCCGCATCAAGCTCAACGGCGAGGTCTGGTCCGCCCGCACGCTCGACACCGGCCAGAGCTTCGAACCGGGCGAACAGGTCGACGTCGTCGACATCGACGGGGCGACCGCCGTGGTCATGTGA
- a CDS encoding ABC transporter ATP-binding protein, translated as MSDVLELVDVSVVRDGRALVDEVSWSVKEGERWVILGPNGAGKTTLLNVASSYLYPTKGTATILGERLGGVDVFDLRPRIGMAGIAMAEKLPKRQTVLQTVLTAAYGMTATWHEDYDPVDEERAKAFLDRLGMTDYLDRKFGTLSEGERKRTLIARAMMTDPELLLLDEPAAGLDLGGREDLVRRLGRLARDPYAPSMIMVTHHVEEIPPGFTHVLMIRQGKVLAAGPMETELTSRNLSRCFGLPLVVEHVGDRYTAQGLPLK; from the coding sequence ATGAGCGATGTACTGGAGCTGGTGGACGTATCCGTGGTCCGCGACGGACGGGCTCTGGTGGACGAGGTCTCCTGGTCGGTCAAGGAGGGCGAGCGCTGGGTCATCCTCGGCCCCAACGGCGCCGGCAAGACCACCCTGCTCAACGTCGCCTCCAGCTACCTCTACCCCACCAAGGGCACGGCCACCATCCTCGGCGAGCGCCTCGGGGGTGTCGACGTCTTCGACCTCCGCCCCCGCATCGGCATGGCCGGCATCGCCATGGCGGAGAAGCTCCCCAAGCGACAGACCGTCCTGCAGACCGTCCTCACCGCCGCGTACGGCATGACGGCGACCTGGCACGAGGACTACGACCCGGTCGACGAGGAGCGCGCCAAGGCCTTCCTCGACCGCCTCGGCATGACCGACTACCTGGACCGGAAGTTCGGCACCCTCTCCGAGGGCGAGCGCAAGCGCACCCTGATCGCCCGCGCGATGATGACCGACCCGGAGCTCCTCCTCCTCGACGAGCCCGCCGCCGGCCTGGACCTCGGCGGCCGCGAGGACCTGGTCCGCCGCCTCGGCCGCCTCGCCCGCGACCCGTACGCCCCCTCGATGATCATGGTGACGCACCACGTCGAGGAGATCCCGCCCGGCTTCACCCACGTCCTGATGATCCGTCAGGGCAAGGTCCTCGCCGCGGGCCCCATGGAGACCGAGCTGACCTCCCGCAACCTCTCCCGCTGCTTCGGCCTCCCGCTCGTCGTCGAGCACGTCGGCGACCGCTACACCGCGCAGGGCCTGCCCCTCAAGTAG
- a CDS encoding chaplin: MNNLKKAAALTMVAGGLVAAGAGVASANADAQGQALHSPGVASGNLVQVPVHVPVNVSGNTINVIGLLNPAFGNGAVNH; encoded by the coding sequence GTGAACAACCTCAAGAAGGCCGCTGCCCTCACCATGGTCGCCGGTGGCCTCGTCGCCGCCGGTGCCGGTGTCGCCTCCGCGAACGCGGACGCCCAGGGCCAGGCCCTCCACTCCCCGGGTGTCGCCTCCGGCAACCTGGTGCAGGTCCCGGTCCACGTTCCCGTGAACGTCTCCGGCAACACGATCAACGTGATCGGCCTGCTCAACCCGGCCTTCGGCAACGGCGCCGTCAACCACTGA
- a CDS encoding response regulator transcription factor, producing MAEEKRKAIRVLLVDDHQVVRRGLRTFLEVQEDIEVVGEASDGAEGVAAAEQLRPDVVLMDVKMPGTDGIEALRRLRELANPARVLIVTSFTEQRTVVPALRAGASGYVYKDIDPDALAGAIRSVHAGHVLLQAEVAGALLSQEDHGQGGGTGRGSTLTEREKEVLGLIADGRSNREIARALVLSEKTVKTHVSNILMKLDLADRTQAALWAVRHGLTS from the coding sequence GTGGCTGAGGAGAAGAGGAAGGCGATCCGCGTCCTGCTGGTCGACGACCACCAGGTCGTCCGCAGGGGCCTGCGCACCTTCCTGGAGGTCCAGGAGGACATAGAGGTCGTGGGGGAGGCGTCCGACGGCGCCGAGGGCGTGGCCGCCGCCGAGCAGCTGCGGCCCGACGTCGTCCTCATGGACGTCAAGATGCCCGGCACCGACGGCATCGAGGCGCTGCGCCGGCTGCGCGAGCTGGCCAACCCGGCGCGCGTCCTGATCGTCACCAGCTTCACCGAACAGCGCACGGTCGTCCCCGCGCTGCGGGCCGGCGCGAGCGGATACGTCTACAAGGACATCGACCCCGACGCGCTCGCCGGCGCCATCCGTTCCGTCCACGCCGGCCACGTCCTGCTCCAGGCCGAGGTCGCCGGCGCCCTGCTCAGCCAGGAGGACCACGGCCAGGGCGGCGGCACGGGCCGCGGCTCCACCCTGACCGAGCGGGAGAAGGAGGTCCTCGGCCTGATCGCCGACGGACGCTCCAACCGGGAGATCGCCCGGGCACTCGTCCTCTCCGAGAAGACGGTCAAGACCCACGTCTCGAACATCCTCATGAAGCTGGACCTCGCCGACCGCACCCAGGCCGCGCTCTGGGCGGTACGCCACGGCCTGACCTCGTAG
- a CDS encoding GAF domain-containing sensor histidine kinase — MSHRPSSGLAAVSSALLAMNRQMEVRDVLKTIVASARELLDAEYAALGVPDDHGGFAQFVVDGVSEEQWRAIGPLPRQHGILAAMLHKAEPERLADVREDPRFEGWPEAHPDMSDFLGLPVRDGDEIIAALFLANKRCPKPAGSCGFTAEDEELLTLLAQHAAIALTNARLYERSRELTIAEERSRLAHELHDAVSQKLFSLRLTAQAAAALVDRDPARAKDELQQVAALAAEAADELRAAVVELRPAALDEDGLVHTLRTQIQVLDRAHTARVTFDSSGVRALPAAQEEAVLRVAQEALHNALRHSGAALVTVSLTRSGQGARLAVTDDGQGFEPRTVRRAGRHLGLVSMRDRSAGVGGTLTVTSAPGRGTTIEMEVPGG, encoded by the coding sequence ATGAGTCACCGACCGAGCTCCGGGCTGGCCGCCGTGAGCAGCGCCCTGCTGGCGATGAACCGCCAGATGGAGGTCCGCGACGTCCTCAAGACGATCGTCGCCTCCGCCCGCGAGCTGCTCGACGCCGAGTACGCGGCGCTCGGCGTCCCCGACGACCACGGCGGCTTCGCCCAGTTCGTCGTCGACGGCGTCAGCGAGGAGCAGTGGCGGGCCATCGGCCCGCTGCCCCGCCAGCACGGCATCCTCGCCGCGATGCTCCACAAGGCGGAGCCCGAGCGGCTCGCCGACGTCCGCGAGGACCCCCGCTTCGAGGGCTGGCCCGAGGCCCACCCGGACATGTCCGACTTCCTCGGCCTCCCGGTCCGCGACGGCGACGAGATCATCGCGGCCCTCTTCCTCGCCAACAAGCGCTGCCCCAAGCCGGCCGGGAGCTGCGGCTTCACCGCCGAGGACGAGGAGCTCCTCACCCTCCTCGCGCAGCACGCGGCCATCGCCCTGACCAACGCCCGGCTGTACGAGCGCAGCCGCGAGCTCACCATCGCGGAGGAGCGCTCCCGCCTGGCCCACGAGCTGCACGACGCCGTCAGCCAGAAGCTGTTCTCCCTGCGCCTCACCGCCCAGGCCGCCGCCGCGCTCGTCGACCGCGACCCGGCCCGGGCCAAGGACGAGCTCCAGCAGGTCGCCGCGCTCGCCGCCGAGGCGGCCGACGAGCTGCGCGCCGCCGTCGTCGAGCTGCGGCCCGCCGCCCTGGACGAGGACGGCCTGGTGCACACCCTGCGCACCCAGATCCAGGTCCTCGACCGGGCCCACACCGCCCGCGTCACCTTCGACAGCTCCGGCGTCCGCGCGCTGCCCGCCGCCCAGGAGGAGGCCGTGCTGCGGGTCGCGCAGGAGGCGCTGCACAACGCGCTGCGCCACTCCGGCGCGGCCCTCGTCACCGTCTCCCTCACCCGCAGCGGCCAGGGGGCACGGCTCGCCGTCACCGACGACGGCCAGGGCTTCGAGCCGCGCACCGTCCGCCGCGCGGGCCGCCACCTGGGCCTGGTCTCCATGCGGGACCGGTCCGCGGGAGTGGGCGGCACACTGACCGTGACATCGGCCCCGGGGCGGGGCACCACGATCGAGATGGAGGTCCCCGGTGGCTGA
- a CDS encoding SDR family NAD(P)-dependent oxidoreductase — protein sequence MGVAIVTGASKGLGRALAAGLAARGWDLVLDARTAAVLEESAAAVRAHGTRVVAVPGDVTDAAHRAELVAAARRLGGLDLLVSNASVLGAEPLVPLDALPLDGLRAAFETNAVAALGLVQEGLPLLRESGAGAVVVVSSDAAAEPYGTWGGYGASKAALDQLAAVLAVEEPGLRVWAVDPGDMATDLYAAAVPDDTDPRPAPESVVPGFLALVEHRPASGRYAAAELVGVDR from the coding sequence ATGGGTGTCGCGATCGTCACGGGGGCGTCGAAGGGGCTGGGCCGGGCGCTGGCGGCGGGGCTCGCCGCGCGCGGCTGGGACCTGGTGCTGGACGCCCGTACGGCGGCGGTACTGGAGGAGAGCGCGGCGGCGGTCCGGGCGCACGGCACGCGGGTGGTGGCGGTGCCGGGGGACGTCACGGACGCGGCGCACCGCGCGGAGCTGGTGGCGGCGGCGCGGCGGCTCGGCGGGCTGGACCTGCTGGTGAGCAACGCGAGCGTGCTCGGCGCGGAGCCGCTGGTGCCCCTGGACGCGCTGCCGCTGGACGGGCTGCGGGCCGCGTTCGAGACGAACGCGGTGGCCGCGCTGGGGCTCGTACAGGAGGGACTGCCGCTGCTGCGGGAGAGCGGGGCGGGGGCGGTGGTCGTGGTGAGCTCGGACGCGGCGGCGGAGCCGTACGGAACGTGGGGCGGGTACGGGGCGTCGAAGGCGGCGCTCGACCAGTTGGCGGCGGTGCTGGCGGTGGAGGAGCCGGGGCTGCGGGTGTGGGCGGTGGATCCGGGCGACATGGCGACGGACCTGTACGCGGCGGCGGTCCCGGACGACACGGATCCGCGGCCGGCGCCGGAGTCGGTGGTGCCGGGTTTCCTGGCCCTGGTGGAGCACCGCCCGGCGAGCGGGCGGTACGCGGCGGCGGAGCTGGTGGGGGTGGACAGGTGA
- a CDS encoding S-adenosylmethionine:tRNA ribosyltransferase-isomerase, with amino-acid sequence MPQALSARVPAEQRGVGRGRDDVRLLVSRGTEVAHRAFRELPRLLRAGDVLVVNTSATLAAAVDGRLGAEPGGEPVVVHFSTRGDARRWAVELRAPDGAGTTRPRPGGPRGAVVRLPGGARLVLEEPLAPGAVRLWWARSNVEVPGLLARYGRPIRYGYTERDQPVAAYQTVFAVPSPDGGGSAEMPSAGRPFTARLVAELVSRGVRFAPVVLHTGVASSEAHEPPYPERFEVPAPTARLVNAARAAGGRVIAVGTTTVRALESAAVPEAGGAVVRAAAGWTGLVVTPERGVRVVDGLLTGLHEPEASHLLMLEAVAGRPALRRAYAEAVHEHYLWHEFGDVHLILPEEEPHRAHC; translated from the coding sequence GTGCCCCAGGCGCTGTCGGCGCGGGTGCCGGCGGAGCAGCGTGGGGTGGGGCGGGGCCGGGACGACGTGCGGCTGCTCGTGTCGAGGGGGACGGAGGTGGCGCACCGGGCGTTCCGGGAGCTGCCGCGGTTGCTGCGGGCCGGGGACGTGCTGGTGGTGAACACCTCGGCGACGCTGGCGGCGGCGGTGGACGGGCGGCTGGGGGCGGAGCCGGGCGGCGAGCCGGTGGTCGTCCACTTCTCCACGCGGGGCGACGCCCGGCGGTGGGCGGTGGAGCTCCGCGCCCCGGACGGGGCGGGCACGACGCGGCCGCGGCCGGGCGGGCCGCGGGGCGCGGTGGTGCGGCTGCCGGGCGGGGCGCGGCTGGTGCTCGAGGAGCCGCTGGCGCCGGGCGCGGTGCGGCTGTGGTGGGCGCGGTCGAACGTCGAGGTGCCGGGGCTGCTCGCGCGGTACGGGCGGCCGATCCGTTACGGGTACACGGAGCGGGACCAGCCGGTGGCCGCGTACCAGACGGTGTTCGCGGTGCCGTCGCCCGACGGCGGGGGTTCGGCGGAGATGCCGAGCGCGGGGCGGCCGTTCACGGCGCGGCTGGTCGCGGAGCTGGTGAGCCGGGGCGTGCGGTTCGCCCCGGTGGTGCTGCACACGGGGGTGGCGTCGTCGGAGGCGCACGAGCCCCCGTATCCGGAGCGCTTCGAGGTGCCGGCCCCGACGGCGCGCCTGGTGAACGCGGCGCGGGCGGCCGGCGGGCGGGTGATCGCGGTGGGGACGACGACGGTGCGGGCGCTGGAGTCGGCGGCGGTCCCGGAGGCCGGTGGCGCCGTCGTGCGGGCCGCGGCGGGGTGGACCGGGCTCGTCGTGACGCCGGAGCGGGGGGTGCGGGTGGTGGACGGGCTGCTGACCGGGCTGCACGAGCCGGAGGCCTCGCACCTGCTGATGCTGGAGGCGGTGGCCGGGCGGCCCGCGCTGCGCCGCGCGTACGCCGAGGCGGTCCACGAGCACTACCTCTGGCACGAGTTCGGGGACGTCCACCTCATCCTCCCGGAGGAGGAGCCTCACCGTGCGCATTGCTGA
- a CDS encoding transglycosylase SLT domain-containing protein, whose protein sequence is MSAKTPGHSRGLKKTHKATIAGVAALSAAALGFSLAPGHGGATETEPQALAHTQQVAWSYNANSPQAKALAASLDSQQSTIELKAKQDAAAKAKADAAAKAKAAAKAKADAAAKAAAKAKADAKKRAEAKAAASRAAVRKPVFANNLDGWIREALFIMDKHDIPGTYNGIHKNVMRESSGNPFAINNWDINAINGVPSKGLLQVIYPTFKAYHIPGTKFDQYDPVANIVAACNYAADRYGSIDNVNSAY, encoded by the coding sequence ATGTCTGCGAAGACCCCTGGCCACAGTCGTGGTCTGAAGAAGACCCACAAGGCCACGATCGCCGGCGTCGCCGCTCTGAGCGCCGCAGCCCTCGGCTTCTCCCTCGCCCCCGGCCACGGTGGTGCCACCGAGACCGAGCCCCAGGCCCTCGCCCACACGCAGCAGGTCGCCTGGTCGTACAACGCGAACAGCCCGCAGGCGAAGGCGCTGGCCGCGAGCCTCGACTCGCAGCAGTCCACGATCGAGCTGAAGGCCAAGCAGGACGCCGCCGCCAAGGCGAAGGCGGACGCCGCGGCCAAGGCCAAGGCAGCCGCCAAGGCGAAGGCCGACGCCGCCGCCAAGGCCGCCGCCAAGGCGAAGGCCGACGCGAAGAAGCGCGCCGAGGCGAAGGCGGCCGCGAGCCGCGCCGCCGTCCGCAAGCCGGTCTTCGCGAACAACCTCGACGGCTGGATCCGCGAGGCGCTCTTCATCATGGACAAGCACGACATTCCGGGTACCTACAACGGCATCCACAAGAACGTGATGCGCGAGTCCAGCGGCAACCCGTTCGCGATCAACAACTGGGACATCAACGCCATCAACGGCGTGCCGTCCAAGGGTCTGCTGCAGGTCATCTACCCGACCTTCAAGGCGTACCACATCCCCGGCACCAAGTTCGACCAGTACGACCCGGTCGCCAACATCGTCGCCGCCTGCAACTACGCGGCCGACCGCTACGGCTCGATCGACAACGTCAACAGCGCGTACTGA
- a CDS encoding ABC transporter ATP-binding protein/permease — MGHGVPELVLELNGRTWTLDPARSYTLGRDPQGDLVIDDARVSWRHATISWGGRSWVIEDHGSTNGTFVQGQRVHQVEIGPGSAVHLGNATDGPRLNLAAVGAPAQQQPAAPAQQAAAPHAQPAHQAHAAGQQQAAAQADWATHQAPPQQQGWQQQPQQQAPQAVPHQQAPQAQQPPQVPHQQAAPQGAYPVHGDRSPTTFHQLDLGHVMHIGRGLENELVVSDLQVSRRHAKFHATPDGRFEISDLGSHNGTYVNGQPITKGGTALIGPNDIVGVGHSTFRIVGNQLEEFVDTGEVSFSARHLTVTVEGGKQILKDVTFGVPEKSLIGVIGPSGSGKSTLLKALTGYRPADQGDVLYDNRSLYKQFAELRQRIGLVPQDDILHKELTVQKALRYAAKLRFPGDTAEAEREARIGEVLRELKLDIHKEKKVTSLSGGQRKRVSVALELLTKPSLIFLDEPTSGLDPGMDRDVMQLLRGLADDGRTVLVVTHSVAELGLCDKLLVMAPGGSVAYFGPPEEALNFFGYSTWADVFSAFENYRDYDWAGRWKGSQHYQMYAAEIDAVAAQPVQLPQQAQQALARPPKPQGWGSQLWTLIRRYVSVIASDRGFLALMVILPAVLGAVSVVIPADFGLGRPVAPSRFNGDAGTIMLILAVGMCFSGAANSVRELIKERVIYERERATGLSRSAYLMSKVIVLGVITAFQGVIICGIGFSTRELPEEGLFMPPAVELCVQVIALGLTSMMVGLVISALVKTAEKTMPLLVMFAIIQVVFTGILFQVYGSPGLEQFAWLMPSRWGIAGAGTTLDLAHLMPPWDHKNPDNLDGLWEHTVAQWSLDLGIQLLMAALCCVLVARLLRRHEPEVMRK, encoded by the coding sequence GTGGGGCATGGAGTGCCAGAACTCGTACTGGAATTGAATGGAAGGACCTGGACCCTCGATCCGGCCAGGTCGTACACCCTCGGCCGCGATCCCCAGGGCGACCTGGTCATCGACGACGCCAGGGTCTCGTGGCGGCACGCCACCATCAGCTGGGGCGGCCGGAGTTGGGTCATCGAGGACCACGGCTCCACCAACGGCACGTTCGTACAGGGCCAGCGGGTCCACCAGGTGGAGATCGGCCCCGGCTCGGCCGTCCACCTCGGCAACGCCACCGACGGCCCGCGGCTGAATCTCGCCGCCGTCGGCGCGCCGGCCCAGCAGCAGCCCGCCGCACCGGCCCAGCAGGCCGCGGCCCCGCACGCGCAGCCCGCGCACCAGGCGCACGCCGCCGGGCAGCAGCAGGCCGCCGCGCAGGCGGACTGGGCCACGCACCAGGCCCCGCCGCAGCAGCAGGGCTGGCAGCAGCAGCCGCAGCAGCAGGCACCGCAGGCGGTCCCGCACCAGCAGGCGCCCCAGGCCCAGCAGCCGCCGCAGGTCCCGCACCAGCAGGCCGCCCCGCAGGGCGCGTACCCGGTCCACGGCGACCGCAGCCCCACCACCTTCCACCAGCTCGACCTCGGCCACGTCATGCACATCGGCCGTGGGCTGGAGAACGAGCTGGTCGTCTCCGACCTCCAGGTCTCGCGCCGGCACGCCAAGTTCCACGCGACGCCCGACGGGCGCTTCGAGATCAGCGACCTCGGCTCGCACAACGGCACGTACGTCAACGGTCAGCCGATCACCAAGGGCGGCACCGCCCTCATCGGCCCCAACGACATCGTCGGCGTCGGCCACTCGACCTTCCGGATCGTCGGCAACCAGCTCGAGGAGTTCGTCGACACCGGCGAGGTCTCCTTCTCGGCCCGCCACCTCACGGTGACGGTCGAGGGCGGCAAGCAGATCCTCAAGGACGTCACCTTCGGCGTCCCCGAGAAGTCGCTCATCGGCGTCATCGGCCCCTCCGGCTCCGGAAAGTCGACGCTCCTCAAGGCGCTCACCGGCTACCGGCCCGCCGACCAGGGTGACGTCCTCTACGACAACCGCAGCCTCTACAAGCAGTTCGCCGAGCTGCGCCAGCGCATCGGTCTGGTCCCGCAGGACGACATCCTGCACAAGGAGCTGACCGTCCAGAAGGCGCTCCGCTACGCGGCCAAGCTGCGCTTCCCCGGCGACACCGCCGAGGCCGAGCGCGAGGCCCGCATCGGCGAGGTGCTGCGCGAGCTCAAGCTGGACATCCACAAGGAGAAGAAGGTCACCTCCCTCTCCGGCGGCCAGCGCAAGCGCGTCTCGGTCGCCCTGGAGCTGCTGACCAAGCCCTCGCTGATCTTCCTGGACGAGCCGACCTCCGGCCTCGACCCGGGCATGGACCGCGACGTCATGCAGCTGCTGCGCGGCCTCGCCGACGACGGCCGCACGGTCCTCGTCGTCACCCACTCGGTGGCCGAGCTGGGCCTGTGCGACAAGCTGCTCGTGATGGCGCCCGGCGGCTCGGTGGCCTACTTCGGCCCGCCGGAGGAGGCGCTGAACTTCTTCGGCTACTCCACCTGGGCCGACGTCTTCTCCGCCTTCGAGAACTACCGCGACTACGACTGGGCGGGCCGCTGGAAGGGCTCGCAGCACTACCAGATGTACGCGGCCGAGATCGACGCCGTCGCGGCCCAGCCGGTCCAGCTGCCGCAGCAGGCCCAGCAGGCGCTGGCCCGCCCGCCCAAGCCGCAGGGCTGGGGCTCCCAGCTGTGGACCCTGATCCGCCGCTACGTGTCGGTGATCGCCTCCGACCGGGGCTTCCTGGCCCTGATGGTGATCCTGCCGGCCGTGCTCGGCGCGGTCTCGGTGGTCATCCCGGCCGACTTCGGCCTGGGCCGGCCCGTCGCGCCCTCCCGCTTCAACGGCGACGCCGGCACGATCATGCTGATCCTCGCGGTCGGCATGTGCTTCTCGGGCGCCGCCAACTCCGTACGAGAACTGATCAAGGAACGGGTCATCTACGAGCGGGAGCGCGCCACCGGCCTGTCCCGCTCCGCGTACCTGATGTCCAAGGTCATCGTCCTCGGCGTGATCACCGCCTTCCAGGGCGTGATCATCTGCGGCATCGGCTTCTCCACCCGCGAGCTGCCGGAGGAGGGCCTGTTCATGCCGCCGGCGGTCGAGCTGTGCGTGCAGGTCATCGCGCTCGGCCTGACCTCGATGATGGTCGGCCTGGTCATCTCGGCCCTGGTGAAGACCGCCGAGAAGACCATGCCGCTGCTCGTCATGTTCGCGATCATCCAGGTCGTGTTCACCGGCATCCTCTTCCAGGTGTACGGCTCGCCCGGCCTGGAGCAGTTCGCCTGGCTGATGCCGTCCCGCTGGGGCATCGCCGGCGCCGGCACCACGCTCGACCTGGCGCACCTGATGCCGCCGTGGGACCACAAGAACCCGGACAACCTCGACGGCCTGTGGGAGCACACGGTCGCGCAGTGGAGCCTGGACCTCGGCATCCAGCTGCTCATGGCCGCGCTCTGCTGCGTGCTCGTCGCGCGGCTGCTGCGCCGCCACGAGCCCGAGGTCATGCGCAAGTAA